The DNA region CGGTCCGCCATGACAGCAGCAGCCAACCAGAGCGGTCGGCGACCCACCACCTCACGGCGTCTGGAGCGGGCCGGCATCCGGGATGTGGCAGCAGCCGCCGGAGTGTCGATCACCACCGTCTCCGACGCGCTGAACGGGAAGGGCCGCCTGCCCGACGAGACCCGCAGCCGGGTGCGCGAGGTCGCCGAGCGCCTCGGCTACCGCCCCTCCGCGGCGGCCCGCACCCTGCGCACCGGACGGTCCGGCCTGATCGGGCTGACCGTCACGACCTACGGCGAAGAACCCTTCACCTTCACCGAGTTCGCGTACTTCGCCGAGATGGCCCGGGCCGCCACCAGCGCCGCCCTGGGCCGCGGCTACGCGCTGGTGGTGCTGCCCGCCTCCTCCCGCCACGACGTCTGGGGCAACATCGCCCTGGACGGCACGGTGGTGATCGACCCGCCCGACCAGGACCCGCTGGTCAGCGAGCTGTACCGGTCCGGGGTGCCGGTGGTCAGCGACGGCAAGCCCGGCAACTGCCCGGTCACCGCCTGGGTCGACAACGACCACGAGGCCGCCGTGCTCGGCATCCTCGACCACCTCTCCGAGGCCGGCGCCCGCCGGATCGGCCTGCTCACCGGCACCAGCACCGACACCTACACCCGGCTCTCCACCGAGGCCTACCTCGGCTGGTGCGCCAAGGTCGGCCAGGAGCCGGTGTACGAGGCCTACCCGGCGCACGACCCGGCGGCCGGCGCGGTGGCCGCCGACCGGCTGCTCGCCCGCCCCGACCGGCCGGACGCCGTGTACGGCCTGTTCGACCCCAACGGCACCGACCTGCTGGCGGCCGCCCGCCGCTACGGCCTGCGGGTGCCGGACGACCTGCTGCTGGTCTGCTGCAGCGAGAGCGACGTCTACGCGGCCACCGAACCGCCGATCACCACGCTCTCGCTCAAGCCGCGCAAGATCGGCACCACCGTGGTCAACCTGCTCATCGACGCGATCGAGGGAGTCGACTCCGGGACGGGCGTGGACATCGCCCGGCTGTTCCCGCCGCGCTTCCGCACCGCCGGCAACGGCCCGCCGCCGGGCACCCTGATGCCGACCGAACTGATCGTCCGCGCCTCCTCCCAGCGGCGCAGCCCGCGCACCACCGTCAGCCCGCCCCGCCCGCCGGGCGAGGTGTAGACCTCGCGCGCATCGGCCGACGGCCGTCGACACACCGACGAGACGCCGACGGCCCACCGTCGGAACGCCGTCGAGACACCGGCGGCACCCCGTCGAGGCACCGACGGGACGCCGACGAGACCCTATCGAGCCGGGACAAAACGGACCTTGCGGTACCGCCCGGCTGACGCTCCGGAGGATTGGATACCCACCAGGTGACGACGGCGGGAGAGTGGTCTTCCTATGATGGGCGAATGACACCCGAGGACCGCTTCCCCGGACCTGAGCACCCCCACTCAGGCCCCCGCCACCAGCCGGACCTCGATGTGCTGCCGTACGGCACCTACTACGAACCCGAGCCCGCCCCGGACTACCAGGGCGCGCCGTACGACGCGGAGACCTACAGCGGCTACGGCGGCGCACGCTACCTGGAGCAGCACTGGCCGGCCGACGGCCAGGGGCAGGGGCAGGGGCACACCGTGCACGCCCAGGGCCCGGGCACCGACCACGGGCCGGCCGACCAATCGGCGGTCTTCTCGCACCCGGGCCAGGGCGATTACGAGGCCGGCTACGAGACCGGGTACGAAGGCGGCTACGCCCCCCAGGACCACTCCGGCCACGCCGAACACGCTGGCCACGACGTCCACTCCGGCCACGACGTCCAGGACCATCCCGGCTACGAGCCCACCCTGCCCGACCAGCCCTCCCCGGCCCTCCAGCTCGCCGAGCAGCTCCCCGACCAGCTGTCCGAGCAGATCCCCGACCAGTTCTCCGACCGCGACGACCCGCCGACCATCGAGCTCGGCCCGCCGCTGCCCGACCCGGCCGCGCCGACGTACCCGTACCCGGCCCCCGGCCCCGGCGAGCCGCCCGGCCCGGTGTACGTGGTCGGCGACGTGCACGGCTACCTCGAGGAGCTGCGCGCCGAGCTGCACCACCAGGGCCTGATCGACGCCGACGGCCACTGGTCGGCCGGCCGCGCCCGGATCTGGTTCCTCGGCGACTTCACCGACCGCGGCCCGGACGGCATCGGCGTCATCGACCTGGTCATGCAGCTCGCCGCCGAGGCGGCCGCGGCCGGCGGCTACTGCCGCGCCCTGATGGGCAATCACGAACTGCTCTTCCTCGGCGCCCACAAGTACGGCGACGAGCCCGTCCAGTCCACCGCCGGCACCGCCTCCTTCCTCGCCGCCTGGCGGCTCAACGGCGGCCAGCAGACGGACCTGGACCGGCTGGAGGCCCACCACATCAGCTGGCTCTCCCGGCTGCCCGCCATCGGCCTGGAGGACGGACACCTGCTGCTGCACTCCGACACCACGGCCTACCTGGAGTACGGCGAGTCCATCCCCGACGTCAACGACGCGGTGCACAGCCTGCTCGCCGACGGCGGCGTGGACGAGTGGTGGGACTGCTTCCGCCGCTTCACCAAGCGCTTCGCGTTCCGCGGCGACGCCGGGCCGATGGCCGTCCACGAGCTGCTCGACACCTACGGCGGCTCCCGGATCGTGCACGGGCACAGCCCGATCCCGTACCTCACCGGCGCGGTGCACGCGGACGACGGGCAGCCGCCGCACATCCCGGGGCCGTACGTGTACGCGGACGACCTGGCGGTGGCGATGGACGGCGGGGTCACCATGGAGGGTCGACTGCTGGTCGCCCGGCTGCCCATCTGATCACCAGTCAATAAAAGCCACTGGAACAGTTGTTCCCGGCGCCCGGTCCCCCGCACGCGCGCCGCCCGGGGCGCGAAATTCCGGAAACCGACTGTCAGCACGGCGGCACCCGCCCCTACCATGAGGCACACCACACCCGGCCGCCCGTCCGGCGGCCCGCCTCCGCGCCCGTCCCGGCGTCCTGGGGTGTCCCGCGTCCCCGATGCGGCCCCGCGTCCTCGCTGCCGGCCGGGGTCCGCATGAACGGGGTCCCCATTGTCCAACCCCCCGCCGCTGCTCGCCGAGGACCGCCCGGAGTACGAGCGCCTCCTCGGCGAAGCCCTGCGCGACCGCACCGTCCTCACCGCCCTGCGCGCCCCCGGCGCGCTCACCGCCGACCAGCTCCGCGTCCGCGCCCTGCGCGACGCCGACGTCATCAACACCGCGGCCGGCACCGAGTACGCCCACTACACCGCGCTGCGCGAGAGCCTGCGCGCCACGCCCCCGCCGCCCACCGACGTCGAACCGTACGCCCCCGGCCTGCTCAGCCAGTTGCGCTCGACCAACGGCGGCGCCGGGCTGTTCCCCGTCCTCACCGTGCTGACCCCGATCCTCGCCTGGTCCGCCGGGCTGGTCCTGCTGCTGGTCGGCTACGTCCTGCGCGCCGCCGACTCCGGCCTGGTCCTCGCCCGCTCGCTGGTCACGGCCGGCTGGGTGGCCCTCTCCGCCGGGGTCGCCGCGATGGCCGTCGGCATCATCGGGCTGCTGCTCACCGCGATACGCGACGGCGCCGCCGCCGTCCCGGCCGGCACCGACCCGGAGCTCGCCGCCGAACTCGCCGCCGCCCGGGCCGAATGGCGCACCGCCCTGCGCGAGCGCGGCCTGCTGCCCTACCTCCACACCCACCTGCCGGCCGTCCCCGGCCGCCCGGCCCCCGCCTTCACCAGCCCCGACTTCACCGGCCCCGGCTACAGCCCGCCCGCCTTCACCAGCCCCCGCCCCGACGGCCTCACCGACCCCGAGGGCCGCACCCCCCGCCCCGCCGCCTTCACCCCACCCGACTTCACCGGCCCCGGCTACACCGCGCCCGACTTCACCAGCCCGGACGACGTCGGCTGAAACGGCCCGCGCTCGCCGTCGGGTCCGCCGCCATGGCCGCGACCGCGGCACCGCGGCGGCGGTTCGCCGCGCTCGCCGCCGTGCCCCGCTTCGACCGGGCCCGGCTGCGCGGCCGGTTGCCGGCCGGAGCCGTCTTCCTGTCCTGGGGACTGCTGCCGTGACCGCGGCCGGCCCCCTCAGAAGCCGGTCGGCAGCCGGGGCGTGTACGGCGCCTCCAGGGCCGCCCGCTCCTCCCCGCTCAGGTGGAGGTCGAGCGCCGCCACCGCGTCGTCCAGGTGCCCCGGGCGGGTGGCGCCGACGATCGGCGCGGTGACCACCGGGTTGCCCAGCACCCAGGCCAGCGCGACCCGGGCCATCGGCA from Kitasatospora cathayae includes:
- a CDS encoding LacI family DNA-binding transcriptional regulator yields the protein MTAAANQSGRRPTTSRRLERAGIRDVAAAAGVSITTVSDALNGKGRLPDETRSRVREVAERLGYRPSAAARTLRTGRSGLIGLTVTTYGEEPFTFTEFAYFAEMARAATSAALGRGYALVVLPASSRHDVWGNIALDGTVVIDPPDQDPLVSELYRSGVPVVSDGKPGNCPVTAWVDNDHEAAVLGILDHLSEAGARRIGLLTGTSTDTYTRLSTEAYLGWCAKVGQEPVYEAYPAHDPAAGAVAADRLLARPDRPDAVYGLFDPNGTDLLAAARRYGLRVPDDLLLVCCSESDVYAATEPPITTLSLKPRKIGTTVVNLLIDAIEGVDSGTGVDIARLFPPRFRTAGNGPPPGTLMPTELIVRASSQRRSPRTTVSPPRPPGEV
- a CDS encoding metallophosphoesterase — encoded protein: MTPEDRFPGPEHPHSGPRHQPDLDVLPYGTYYEPEPAPDYQGAPYDAETYSGYGGARYLEQHWPADGQGQGQGHTVHAQGPGTDHGPADQSAVFSHPGQGDYEAGYETGYEGGYAPQDHSGHAEHAGHDVHSGHDVQDHPGYEPTLPDQPSPALQLAEQLPDQLSEQIPDQFSDRDDPPTIELGPPLPDPAAPTYPYPAPGPGEPPGPVYVVGDVHGYLEELRAELHHQGLIDADGHWSAGRARIWFLGDFTDRGPDGIGVIDLVMQLAAEAAAAGGYCRALMGNHELLFLGAHKYGDEPVQSTAGTASFLAAWRLNGGQQTDLDRLEAHHISWLSRLPAIGLEDGHLLLHSDTTAYLEYGESIPDVNDAVHSLLADGGVDEWWDCFRRFTKRFAFRGDAGPMAVHELLDTYGGSRIVHGHSPIPYLTGAVHADDGQPPHIPGPYVYADDLAVAMDGGVTMEGRLLVARLPI